CTGAAAAATGGCGAAGAATTTATGCACAAATACGACGAGCGAAAATCGCTGGCGCCGCGCGACATTGTCGCCCGTGCGATCGATAACGAAATCAAAAAATCGGGTGAGGAATGCGTTTTCTTAGATGTCACGCATTTGGATTCGGAAAGCGTTACCCAGCATTTTCCCAACATTTACAACACTTGCCTGGAATACGGCATCGATATTACCAAAGAGATGATTCCGGTTGTTCCGGCGGCGCATTATTCTTGCGGCGGCGTAGCGACGGATTTAATCGGGCGAACCACCATCAATCGCTTGTATGCTTGCGGCGAAGCTGCCAGTGTGGGTGTGCATGGCGCAAACCGTTTGGCGAGCAATTCGCTGCTCGAGGCACTCGTTTTTTCTCATCGCGCTTTTTTAGACATGAAAGAACGACTTCAATATATCGAAAATAATATTTCCTTCCCGGATTGGGACGATAGCGGCACGGAAAATGCCGAAGAGTGGATTTTGGTTTCGCACAACCGCAAAGAAGCGCAGCAGGTTATGAACGATTATGTTGGGATTGTTCGCAGCGACTTGAGGCTTGATAGAGCCAGCCGGCGCATGGAGTTTTTGAAAGAGGAAACGGAGGTCTTTTACAAGAAAACCAAAATTACGCCGCAAGTTCTCGAGTTGAGAAACGCAATTAAGGTTTCATCGCTGGTTATCGAAAGTGCGCTCAAACGGCGAGAATCGCGCGGCTTGCACTACACAACCGATTATCCGTATGTCGACGATAAGCACTTCCTAAAAAACACCGTGCTGCGATCGTTTTGAGCAAAGCAATTTTTGCGCTAAGTGCGCTGAATGAAATAAAAAAGCCAGCTAAAAAGCTGGCTTTTTTGTTGAGCAAAACTGTTAGGATTAAGCCACTTCAGTTGCAGCTTTTTTCTTTTTGGTTTCTTTTGCACGCACGTTGGAATCGAGCGTTTTCTTGCGCAAGCGAATGGATTTTGGCGTGACTTCCACAAGTTCATCGTCCTCGATAAATTCCAATGCTTGTTCCAGTGTCAGCTTTCTTGGCGGCGTTAGGCGCAAGGCTTCGTCTGAACCCGATGCACGCATGTTGGTCAATTTTTTCGTTTTGCAAACATTGACATTCATGTCGAACTCGCGATTGGATTCACCAACAATCATGCCTTCATAAACGGCGGTGCCTGGTTCAACGAAAAATACGCCTCTATCGTCCAAACTGCTGATTGCATAAGCGACCGAATCACCGTTTTCAGCGGAAACCAGCACGCCATTCTGACGGGAATTGATCTCGCCACGGAACGGCTCATAGCATTTGAAAATATGGGTCAAAATGCCTTCGCCTTTTGTATCGGTAATAAACTCCGTGTTGAAGCCGAGCAAGCCGCGTGTTGGAATTTCAAAATCAAGGCGAACCAATCCGCCTTCCATTTGTGTCATGTTTTTCATTTCCGCTTTTCTCTTGCCCATCTTTTCGATGACAATTCCGACAAATGTATCCGGCACATCGATGGTCACACTTTCAATTGGTTCGCAAGCGCGGCCTTCTTCATCGCGTCGGATAATCACTTCCGGTCTGGAAACCCCAAGCTCATAACCTTCACGGCGCAGCGTTTCAATCAAAACGGAAAGATGCAGTTCACCACGCCCCGAAACCTTAAATGTATCGGCGCTTTCGGTGTCTTCCACGCGAAGCGCAACATTGGATAGCAACTCTTTATACAAACGATCGCGGATATTTCGGCTGGTTACGAACTTGCCTTCTTTTCCTGCAAACGGCGAGTTATTAACTGAGAAAAACATTGAAATCGTCGGCTCAGTGATTTCAATCGAAGGAAGCACTTCCTGATGTTCAGGATGCGTTAAAGTATCGCCAATGGAAATATCTTCAAGGCCCGTCAGCGCGATAATGTCGCCGGCTGAAGCTTCTGAGATTTCAACTTTTCCGAGTTTCTCAAAAATGAACAGTTTGGCAACGCGTCCATTTAGCAATTTACCTTTGGCAGAAAGACAAGTAAATGGATCGCCTTTTTTGATTGAACCTTTAAAAATTCGCCCAATCGCAATTTTTCCAAGATATTCACTATAGTCAATAGTGTTGACAAGCATTTGGAAAGGCGCGTCCACATCCGCTTCCGGCGGTGGCATGTGTGCGAGAATCATGTCGAGTAGCGGCGTAATGTCCTTTGGCTCATCGCCCAGTTCATTAA
Above is a window of Chloroherpeton thalassium ATCC 35110 DNA encoding:
- the nadB gene encoding L-aspartate oxidase → MTEELKTDILVIGSGIAGLYFALKAAELGEVILITKKERSDSNTNWAQGGIAAVLDENDTFDAHIADTLNAGVGLCNQEAVEVMVKEGPAHISKLIEIGTNFTKKSGKLDLGREGGHSYNRIVHAADLTGHEVEQTLLSKVAESPNIQLLEHHFGIELITEHHLKCKTNDITCYGVYALDSKSRKIKKILAKATMLATGGLGQVYQHTTNPSIATGDGIAMSYRAGAEIHNMEFIQFHPTTLFHPNADSFLISEAVRGFGGVLRLKNGEEFMHKYDERKSLAPRDIVARAIDNEIKKSGEECVFLDVTHLDSESVTQHFPNIYNTCLEYGIDITKEMIPVVPAAHYSCGGVATDLIGRTTINRLYACGEAASVGVHGANRLASNSLLEALVFSHRAFLDMKERLQYIENNISFPDWDDSGTENAEEWILVSHNRKEAQQVMNDYVGIVRSDLRLDRASRRMEFLKEETEVFYKKTKITPQVLELRNAIKVSSLVIESALKRRESRGLHYTTDYPYVDDKHFLKNTVLRSF
- the typA gene encoding translational GTPase TypA; this translates as MLRYRSDIRNIAIIAHVDHGKTTLVDAVLKQTGTFRENQKVDERIMDSNPQERERGITIFAKNASFFYKDTKVNIVDTPGHADFGGEVERILKMVNGAVLLVDALEGPMPQTKFVLRKALELHLKILVVINKIDRPNCNPMKVLDEVLDLFIHLGAHEDQLDFPYVFASAKSGFAINELGDEPKDITPLLDMILAHMPPPEADVDAPFQMLVNTIDYSEYLGKIAIGRIFKGSIKKGDPFTCLSAKGKLLNGRVAKLFIFEKLGKVEISEASAGDIIALTGLEDISIGDTLTHPEHQEVLPSIEITEPTISMFFSVNNSPFAGKEGKFVTSRNIRDRLYKELLSNVALRVEDTESADTFKVSGRGELHLSVLIETLRREGYELGVSRPEVIIRRDEEGRACEPIESVTIDVPDTFVGIVIEKMGKRKAEMKNMTQMEGGLVRLDFEIPTRGLLGFNTEFITDTKGEGILTHIFKCYEPFRGEINSRQNGVLVSAENGDSVAYAISSLDDRGVFFVEPGTAVYEGMIVGESNREFDMNVNVCKTKKLTNMRASGSDEALRLTPPRKLTLEQALEFIEDDELVEVTPKSIRLRKKTLDSNVRAKETKKKKAATEVA